The following are from one region of the Catenulispora sp. EB89 genome:
- a CDS encoding DUF6008 family protein codes for MPKMPGMVMGGGHHVPLLDTLGAVGLLAWAAAMWLAVAGLAFVDRGGKKAWMYRASLTVILIGVVGQIGHLTEHVAQAGYWIWHPESPSWMTPWGTGLANGFQQVDPGRKTLGMEILHLVGNFIFLAGLAAVMVVTGRARRTRTRWWGRMGVWMQGIHGLEHLALTVSIWLGAKEAVGLSTWFGQLKPGPGATTYRVWWHFWANVVGSFIFAMALWHLRRERGEIADSFRETPVNPPAPAEPPLPVDVLT; via the coding sequence ATGCCGAAGATGCCGGGGATGGTGATGGGCGGCGGGCACCACGTGCCGCTGCTCGACACGCTGGGAGCGGTGGGGCTGCTGGCCTGGGCCGCGGCCATGTGGCTGGCGGTCGCGGGGCTGGCGTTCGTCGACCGCGGGGGCAAGAAGGCCTGGATGTACCGGGCGAGCCTGACCGTCATCCTGATCGGCGTGGTCGGTCAGATCGGGCACCTGACCGAGCACGTCGCGCAGGCCGGCTACTGGATCTGGCATCCGGAGTCGCCGTCGTGGATGACGCCGTGGGGGACCGGTCTGGCCAACGGGTTCCAGCAGGTCGACCCCGGCCGGAAGACGCTGGGCATGGAGATCCTGCACCTGGTCGGCAACTTCATCTTCCTGGCCGGGCTGGCCGCGGTGATGGTCGTCACCGGCCGGGCCCGCCGGACCCGGACCCGCTGGTGGGGCCGGATGGGCGTGTGGATGCAGGGCATCCACGGCCTGGAGCACCTGGCGCTGACGGTGTCGATCTGGCTGGGCGCCAAGGAGGCCGTCGGGCTGTCCACCTGGTTCGGGCAGCTGAAGCCGGGGCCGGGCGCCACCACGTACCGGGTCTGGTGGCACTTCTGGGCCAACGTCGTGGGCTCCTTCATCTTCGCCATGGCGCTGTGGCACCTGCGCCGCGAGCGGGGCGAGATCGCCGATTCGTTCCGCGAGACCCCGGTGAACCCGCCGGCGCCGGCCGAGCCGCCGCTGCCGGTGGACGTGCTGACCTGA
- a CDS encoding carboxymuconolactone decarboxylase family protein: MPHIDLGNDQPGIRSLFFYRPETAAPLCDLVEVLLRGPSTLERWERELIATRVSGLNECRYCTTTHAAYACEQAPAQTGLDLVRSDVIAVPASVGADILAAPLSAKLRALLAVAEAVQKSGKAVTPELVEAARAQGATDLELHDTVLIAAAFCMYNRYVDGLATVAPEDPANYTARAALQAEHGYLPVVEAALAHQAGRD, encoded by the coding sequence GTGCCGCACATCGACCTTGGCAACGACCAGCCAGGCATCCGCTCGCTGTTCTTCTACCGTCCCGAGACCGCCGCGCCGCTGTGCGACCTGGTCGAGGTCCTGCTCCGCGGCCCGAGCACGCTGGAGCGCTGGGAACGGGAGCTGATCGCCACCCGGGTCTCCGGCCTCAACGAGTGCCGCTACTGCACCACGACCCACGCCGCGTACGCCTGCGAGCAGGCCCCGGCGCAGACCGGGCTGGACCTGGTCCGCTCCGACGTCATAGCCGTCCCGGCGAGCGTCGGTGCGGACATCCTCGCCGCCCCGCTCAGTGCCAAGCTGCGGGCCCTGCTGGCCGTCGCCGAGGCGGTGCAGAAGAGCGGGAAGGCCGTCACGCCGGAACTCGTCGAGGCCGCCCGCGCGCAGGGGGCGACGGATCTGGAGCTGCACGACACAGTCCTGATAGCCGCCGCCTTCTGCATGTACAACCGCTACGTCGACGGGCTCGCCACGGTCGCGCCCGAGGACCCGGCGAACTACACCGCACGTGCCGCGCTCCAGGCGGAGCACGGCTACCTGCCGGTCGTCGAGGCGGCGCTCGCGCATCAGGCGGGGCGGGACTGA
- a CDS encoding porin PorA family protein, whose protein sequence is MRKSVLAFTAGAVVCAAVAGVIRFKLVPDAERVQSDQNTVTRYAGTATYLDQRAVTGGDLAHAFVKGAPFTAVETVKAIGMHGNVAVLSDVTAINGAGGVLGNPTSTWAVDRKTLMPAAAPAGVTADPHQGLAVGFAFAPGKHDYPWWDGATATQATAKYVRSESHVGRSTYVFTVDVSGALKDQGTLAQLPPAVPVSVLKGLAATMAPDMQGALAALLPPGGDSVMVPLSYTSATKTTMWVDQPSGTTVDADAHQIVTAQMTTKLGTVPLTAVLDVDTKMSPQGISDAVKQSKDDQSKLLWEGTVAPAALVVLALALVVGAVMAGRRRQAGVAGSAGSGSGSGSGSDDGAGSADTGTPESLEPTATED, encoded by the coding sequence ATGCGCAAATCAGTTCTCGCATTCACCGCCGGTGCCGTCGTGTGCGCCGCCGTCGCGGGGGTGATCCGGTTCAAGCTGGTGCCGGACGCCGAGCGCGTCCAGAGCGACCAGAACACCGTCACCCGCTACGCCGGGACGGCTACGTACCTCGATCAGCGGGCGGTGACCGGCGGTGACCTGGCGCACGCGTTCGTCAAGGGCGCGCCGTTCACCGCGGTGGAGACCGTCAAGGCGATCGGGATGCACGGCAACGTCGCGGTGCTGTCCGACGTCACCGCGATCAACGGGGCCGGCGGGGTGCTCGGCAACCCGACCTCGACGTGGGCCGTGGACCGCAAAACCCTGATGCCGGCGGCCGCACCGGCCGGCGTCACCGCCGACCCGCACCAGGGCCTGGCGGTGGGGTTCGCGTTCGCTCCCGGCAAGCACGACTACCCGTGGTGGGACGGCGCGACCGCGACCCAGGCCACGGCCAAGTACGTACGCAGCGAGAGCCATGTCGGGCGCTCGACGTACGTGTTCACCGTGGACGTCTCCGGGGCGTTGAAGGACCAGGGCACGCTGGCGCAGTTGCCGCCGGCGGTGCCGGTGTCGGTGCTCAAGGGACTGGCCGCGACGATGGCGCCGGACATGCAGGGCGCCTTGGCTGCGCTGCTGCCGCCGGGCGGTGACAGCGTGATGGTGCCGCTGTCGTACACGTCGGCGACGAAGACCACGATGTGGGTGGACCAGCCGAGCGGGACCACGGTCGACGCCGACGCGCACCAGATCGTGACCGCGCAGATGACGACGAAGCTGGGGACGGTGCCGCTGACGGCGGTGCTGGACGTGGACACCAAGATGTCGCCGCAGGGGATCTCGGACGCGGTCAAGCAGTCGAAGGACGACCAGTCGAAGCTGCTGTGGGAGGGCACGGTGGCGCCGGCGGCGTTGGTGGTGCTCGCGCTGGCGCTGGTTGTCGGGGCGGTGATGGCGGGGCGGCGGCGGCAGGCTGGGGTGGCTGGTTCGGCTGGTTCCGGCTCTGGCTCCGGCTCCGGTTCGGACGACGGTGCTGGCAGCGCGGACACCGGCACGCCGGAGTCGCTCGAACCAACCGCCACGGAGGACTAA